GTCAAATTGGTGGATTAGGATATGAAATGGGAGACTTCGGCGGGGGAGCCGATTTGGCCCGCGAAGTTCTTCATGTGGCCTTTCGCAGTCACGAAGGGCGCGGGCCAAAAACCATTTTGGAACAGGAAGTGTTGCGTCGGCTGGGCCAGAATAGTTATGAAGACTTAAAACGCGCGATGTATTTTCACACGATTCACCCATTTGCGTTTTTGGCTCTGGTTCCCGCATGCTTTGAGGCAGCGAATCACAATGATGACGTGGCGATAAACCTGTTGCAGAACATGGCGCAATCCCTGGCCCAAACAGTTATCGCCGCTGCCAATCAATTGCCGTGGCATAATGATCCTTTCGAAGTCATATTAGTGGGATCCTTATGGGAAGGCGTCTCGCCGATTTTGCAAAATCATTTTAGGGAACTCGTCCAAGCGCAATTTCCGCACAGTGATATTCATTTACCCCTCCTGCCTCCCGTGCTCGGGGCCTTACTCGAGGCGGTTCAATTGGGGGGAGAGCCTGTTGAAGAATGGCGTTCGAAGCTGACTTCCGAGGCCCAGCGAATTTAATTAAAAGGGCGGCGGGACTTCAAATATTTGTCGGATTTCTCTACGCCTTGGTCCAGGACACACAATAGTAATCACATCGCCTGCGCGAAGCACCGTGGAACCCCGGGGAATTAAATGTTCCCGGTGACGTGATATGCCAATAACGAGCGTGTCTTCAGGGAGTTTTAAATCTTTGAGCGCGACATTAATGGCATAGGGACTGGTCACTTCCAACTCCATCATGGATGACCACATATTTGCGTCGGATAATCCTGATAACGGCGAGCGGATGAGGGTTTCCAGTAGCTGCATAGAGGCCAGAGGCGCAACAAAGGGTATCAAACCCGCAGCATTTGCTTGTTCTCGGGCTTCTGTGGGGACATCCACGATGACATGATCGGGATTTAAAATATGCTGTAACTGATTGCCCCAAATAATATTTTTTTGCCACTGGGCGGAGCCCAATAACGCCACGACGCGCACAGTTCCCGCATGAATGGCCGCGCTTGCCAAGGCCTCAGAGCCATTGTCATAGGTTAAGACGGGATAGTCTTGGGCGGCTAAATGACTAGCAATGGGCTTGACCCAGTGCGCGGGACCAATGAGCATAATATCTTGCTTCGGCAACGGTTTTTGAGGACTGAACCGGTGAAAAATCGGGGGAAACAGTACGGCGGACAAAATCGAGGTGATAATCATCGCTAAATACACGGATTGCGAGATAATGTGCGCCTGAAACAGAATCAAAGATCCCGCCACCGTTACCGATAAGCGGGTGGCTAATAACGTCGCCATGGCAATGGTTTCTCTTCGTGGAAATAAGCGCGCTAACAGAAAGGAAATGCCGACACTGATGACGATAATGCCTAAGAGGAAAGACGCGGTTAGCAAAAGAACATGGCTGGATTGCCAAGCCGGCCGAAGATTTAGATTGCTCCCGACTGTCACAAAGAAAAAGGGAATGAAATAGCCAAATCCCAAGGCATCCAACTTATCTTGTAGAATCTCACGGTCTTTGCCGACGATTAGGGATACGACAACCCCTGCTAAAAATGCCCCCAACACGGTGATAGTTCCCAAGGTTTCGGCTAGGGCAATAAAGAGAGTAATAATCATCATCACTCCGCGGACCCCAATTTGACTGGTGACCGTATCTTGACCGTTGCCAAACCAGGCCCGGTGCAAAAATCTTGAGGTGGACTTAGCAATCACCAGGGGCACAAACATTAACACGACCAAAAAGATGCGCAAGATGGCACCATGATGATCTAAAGCGGCCAATGCGGTGACACCCATTAACGTCGTGAAATCGACCAGCAGCCCGATAGACAAAATCCATTGGCCAAAATTGGTGTTGACGAGTCCCCGTTCTTTTAACGTGGGTAACAAGACGGTCGGAGCGCTGGATGCTAGTAGCAAGGAAATCGGAATCACTTTGTGAATCACATGAAAAGTCAAAAGAAGAAACCCTTCGGCAAAACCCAAACCAATCCACAGGACAATAATGGGCCACAACCAACGAGCGTGTTGGAGTTGAGCATGATCCTGATTGAGCCATGAATCTAGGTTGGTTTCTAATCCATAGAGAAACATAATATAAGAGAGGCCAAATAGTGACAAAAAGCTAATAGGCCCGGAAATTTGAATCCAACCCAATCCGCTTTTGCCGAACACGACTCCTAATAAAATTTCCGCCGCGGCTATGGGAATTTTGACTTTGGTGCGCAATAAAATCCACGGTGCCATTAAGGCCACAATGGAGACCACAAGAATTGAGAGAATGACGTTTGACATAGTCCTCCGCAAAAAAATCGTATTTTTATAGATCTCACAAAGTCTTTCTTTGAGCACTTTTCATGATACACAACGCTTGAGGATTCCATGCCAGTCCGTTAATCCCAGTGCACAAAGATTGCCCGAACGGACTAAACACGATACGATAGAATCATGAAACGTTGGCATGCATATCTCATATCTGGAGGGTGGGTCATAGTACTCGCAGGATGTGGCTTTGGTCACCCTGAGGCCATCACCCATAATTCTAAGCCCAAAGCTGTTGCCAGTGAAATTTTGTCGCGGATGTCTTCGTGGCAAAATGTTCGTGCCACGGTGAAGGAGACCGAAATCACGTCCGCGCACCAGGTTAAGACTTTGAATTATCAAGTTACCAGTAATCTGCCAAGCGGTCAATATGTCATCAATCTTTTGGGAAGCCGTCTCGTATCTGTTTATGTGAATTCCCATGAAACCATTTGGTATCCCCAAAATTCCAAGCACTATTCGGTCTTAGCCGGTCTTCCTGCAACCGATGCGCCCTGGATGATTGCCGCGGAGCTTCCTAAGTGGCTTCGCCAGAGTCAAGTACATGGCGTGCGGGTTAAGGGTGACAAGGTCAGTTTAATGATGACCTTGGTTCCCCCGTCTTCTAAGAGCCCGGTGGATGCCCTGTTGATCTATGATACCAGCACCAATACCCCAGAATCTTTTAGCATGCAGGTCGGTAAAACCAAGATTACGGAAACCTTTAGCCATTTTCAGGTGAATCCGAATGTCCCGGCCAGTACATTTTCATTTTCGCCGCCCCAAGGAGTA
The Sulfobacillus thermosulfidooxidans DNA segment above includes these coding regions:
- a CDS encoding N-acetylglucosamine kinase is translated as MTLYIGVDGGASKTDVVLAQDGKLLNIVHGGPSNPQGPLGLEGAMDQLAQSLTAVIQGYDPKDIKGAVLGLAGADFPEDIAAMSEQLTHLLPWLSYTIVNDTEIALLGGSRQGYGIAVICGTSTNVLGIHPSGQRCQIGGLGYEMGDFGGGADLAREVLHVAFRSHEGRGPKTILEQEVLRRLGQNSYEDLKRAMYFHTIHPFAFLALVPACFEAANHNDDVAINLLQNMAQSLAQTVIAAANQLPWHNDPFEVILVGSLWEGVSPILQNHFRELVQAQFPHSDIHLPLLPPVLGALLEAVQLGGEPVEEWRSKLTSEAQRI
- a CDS encoding cation:proton antiporter, whose amino-acid sequence is MSNVILSILVVSIVALMAPWILLRTKVKIPIAAAEILLGVVFGKSGLGWIQISGPISFLSLFGLSYIMFLYGLETNLDSWLNQDHAQLQHARWLWPIIVLWIGLGFAEGFLLLTFHVIHKVIPISLLLASSAPTVLLPTLKERGLVNTNFGQWILSIGLLVDFTTLMGVTALAALDHHGAILRIFLVVLMFVPLVIAKSTSRFLHRAWFGNGQDTVTSQIGVRGVMMIITLFIALAETLGTITVLGAFLAGVVVSLIVGKDREILQDKLDALGFGYFIPFFFVTVGSNLNLRPAWQSSHVLLLTASFLLGIIVISVGISFLLARLFPRRETIAMATLLATRLSVTVAGSLILFQAHIISQSVYLAMIITSILSAVLFPPIFHRFSPQKPLPKQDIMLIGPAHWVKPIASHLAAQDYPVLTYDNGSEALASAAIHAGTVRVVALLGSAQWQKNIIWGNQLQHILNPDHVIVDVPTEAREQANAAGLIPFVAPLASMQLLETLIRSPLSGLSDANMWSSMMELEVTSPYAINVALKDLKLPEDTLVIGISRHREHLIPRGSTVLRAGDVITIVCPGPRRREIRQIFEVPPPF